The Pseudomonas asiatica sequence TGCTGAAGGTCTACGACCTGTGGAACAAGCCGCTGCCTGTGAACAAGATCCGTGACGCCCGCCGTGCCTACTTCGGCGCCTGCAGCTATATCGACGACAACATCGGCCTGCTGCTGCAAACCCTGGAGGAATGCAACCTGGCTGACGACACCCTGATCGTGTTCTCCGGCGACCACGGTGACATGCTCGGCGAGCGCGGCCTCTGGTACAAGATGCACTGGTTCGAGATGTCGGCGCGGGTGCCTCTGCTGGTGCACGCGCCGAAGCACTTCGCGCCAGCCAGGGTCAGCGCTTCGGTGTCTACCTGCGACCTGCTGCCGACCCTGGTCGAGCTGGCCGGTGGTGCTGTGGATAACCACCTGCATCTGGATGGCCGCTCGCTGGTCGGCCATCTGCAAGGGCAGGGCGGCCATGACGAAGTGATCGGCGAGTACATGGCCGAAGGCACCGTCGGCCCGCTGATGATGATCCGCCGCGGGCCGTACAAGTTCGTGTACAGCGAAGACGACCCATGCCTACTCTATGACCTGAGCCGCGACCCGCACGAGCGGGAGAACCTAACCGGCAGCCCGGAACACCAGGCGCTGCTGCAGGCATTTGTCGATGAAGCACAGCAGCGTTGGGATATCCCCAGCCTGCGCCAGCAGGTTCTGGCCAGCCAGCGGCGCCGCCGCCTGGTGGCCGAGGCGCTGGCCGTCGGCAAGCTGAAAAGCTGGGACCACCAACCGCTGGTGGACGCCAGCCAACAGTACATGCGCAACCACATCGATCTCGACGACCTCGAGCGCAAGGCACGTTATCCACAGCCCGCCCCCCTGGATTGAGAAGAGAGGCCGCCATGCACAAGTTCTCCGCCGCCGTGTTCGCCCTGGCCCTGAGCCTGGGTACCGCCACGGCCCACGCCGCCGACAGCGACGCGCAATGCACCACCGTGAAGATGGCCGACCCCGGCTGGAGCGACATCGCAACGACCAACGCCTTGGCCCGCGTGCTTCTGGAAAGCCTGGGTTACCAGGTGAAAATCGACAGCCTGGCCGTTCCGATCATCTACGGCGGCCTCAAGGATGGCCGCGTCGATGCCTTCCTCGGTAACTGGATGCCGGCGCAGCAGGGCTTTCATGACAAGTTCATCGCAAATGGCGATGTGCAGCAGCTTTCGCGCAATCTGGAAGGAACCGAGTTCACCTTGGCAGTGCCCGACTATGTGTGGAATGCCGGAGTGAAGGATTTCGCCGACTTGCAGAAGCACGCCGACCAGTTCGACAAGAAGCTGTACGGGATTGGTTCCGGGGCACCGGCCAACCTGTCGTTGAAGGAAATCATCGACAAGAATGAATTCAACCTCGGCCAGTGGAAACTGGTGGAGTCCAGCGAGCAGGCGATGCTGGCACAGGTCGACCGGGCGGTGAAGAAACAACAGTTCATCACCTTCCTCGGCTGGACCCCGCACCCGATGAACGTGAAGCTGAAGATGCATTACCTGAGCGGCGGGGAGAAGTGGTTTGGCAGCAAGGGCGAGGTGTATACCCTGACCCGCAAGGGTTATCCACAAGCCTGCCCGAATGCGGCCAAGCTGCTGGGCAACCTGAAGTTCACGCTGGACATGGAAAACACCATCATGGCCGAAGTTGTGGACAAGAAGATGAGCTTCGATGATGCGGCCAAGGCTTGGCTGAAGGCGCACCCCGAGTTGCTGGAAGGGTGGTTGGCCGGGGTGACGACCAAGGCCGATGGCAATGCGCTGGAGGCGGTCAAAGCCAAACTGTAACCTCACAAGCAAACCTCTATCCCTGTGGGAGCGGGTTCACCCGCGAATGCGACGGTAGATTCACTGCAGCATTCGCGGGTAAACCCGCTCCCACAGGGGACAGTGCAATTTCAGGATTGTGGATAACCCATGCATCGCCTCACTCACCTGCTGCCCTTCCTCTCCTGGCTCCCCCGCCAATCGGGCCGCAGCCTGCGCCAGGACCTGCTGGTGGGCCTGAGCGGTGCAATCCTCGCCCTGCCGCAATCCATCGCCTATGCCCTGATCGCCGGCCTGCCGGCCGAGTACGGGCTGTACGCCGCCATCGTGCCAGTGCTGATCGCCTGCCTGTGGGGCTCGTCCTGGCACCTGATCTGCGGCCCGACCGCTGCCATCTCCATCGTCCTCTACGCCAGTATCAGCCCGCTGGCCGTTGCCGGCAGCGCCGACTATGTCACCTTGGTGCTGCTGCTGACCTTCCTCGGCGGCATCTTCCAGTTGCTGCTGGGGCTTTTGCGCTTCGGCGCACTGGTCAATTTCGTCTCCCATTCCGTGGTGCTCGGCTTCACCCTGGGCGCCGCTGTCGTCATTGCCCTGGGCCAGCTGCCCAACCTGCTGGGCATGGACCTGCCAAGCCAGGCCACGGCGCTGAAGACCGTGCAGGACCTGGCCAGCCATGCCGGCGAGGTCGACCTGCCTTCCTTGGTTCTGGGCCTGGCCACAGTGGTGATCGGCGTGGTCTTCAAGCTCTGGCGCCCACGCTGGCCCAGCCTGTTGATAAGCCTGATTTTGGTAAGCCTGCTGGCCTGGCTGCTGCCCGGGTTCTTTGGCCATGTGCCGCGTGTGCCGACATTCACCGGCCAGCTGCCACCCTTCAGCCCGCTGCCCTTGCTGGATGTGGAACTGATCCTGCGCCTGCTGCCCAGCGCCGTGGCAGTGGGCATGCTCGGGCTGGTCACCAGCCTGTCGATCGCCCGCTCGTTATCGGCAGTTTCGGAGCAGTTGATCGACGCAGACCAGGAAATACGCGCACAGGGCCTGTCGAACATCGTCGGTGCGTTTTTCTCCGGTTACCTGTCTTCCGGCTCATTCACCCGCTCCGGGCTGAGCTACGACGCCGGCGCCCGCTCGCCCATGGCCGGGGTATTCTCGGCGCTGTGGGTGGCGGTGTTCGCCGTTGCCGGGGCCGGGCTGATTGCGCACCTGCCGATTCCGGCCATGGCCGGCAGCATCCTGCTGATCTGCTGGGGGTTGGTGGACCACCAGGGGATTCGTGCGCTGTTCCGGGTCAGCCGCTCGGAGTTCCTGGTAATGGCGCTGACGGCGGCAGCGACCTTGTTGCTGGAGCTGCAGACGGCGATCTATGCCGGAGTGCTGGCGTCGCTGTTCTTCTATCTGAAGCGCACCTCGCGACCACGGGTGCAACAAAGCCGTGAAGGGGAGGCGGACGTGCTGCGGGTGGGCGGGTCGATCTTCTTTGGTGCGGCGCATTACCTGCAGGTGCGCTTGCAGCGCTGCCAGGGGCCGCATGTTGTTATCGATGCGCGGCAGGTGAACTTCATCGATTACTCGGGTGTGGATATGTTGCACCGCGAGGCGCGGCGGTTGCGGCGGGCAGGGGGGAGTCTGACCCTGCACCGGGCCAGGCCGCAGGTGATCGAGGAGTTGCAGAAGCTGGAAGGGGTGGAGCTTTGTCCGATCCGGTTTGAAGAGTGATGTTGGGTTGAGATTTTTGGGGCTGCTGCGCAGCCCATCGCGACGCAAGGCCGCTCCTACACCGACCGCGCAAAGCCTGCTGACGCGGTCCCCTGTAGGAGCGGCCTTGTGTCTCAGCCGCGAGCCAGCTGCCGGCGCAACTCAGCCAACACTGGCGCCGTATCCGGCCGCACCCCACGCCAGATAAAGAAAGCCTCAGCCGCCTGCTCAGCCAGCATCCCCAGCCCATCCAGCACCTTGGCCGCCCCCAGCTTCTCGGCCCACTGGCAAAACGGCGTAGGCTCCTTGCCATACATCATGTCGTAGCAAACCGTGCGCCCCGCCTCGACCAGGCTGTCGGCGATCGGCGGCAACTCACCGGCCAGGCTCGCCGAGGTGGCATTGATGATCACATCCACCGGTTCCTGCAACCAGGCAAACCCGCTGGCCACCACCGGCCCCAGTTCATCGAACTCACGCGCCAGCTGCTCAGCCTTTTCCACGGTACGGTTGGCAATCACCAGCGACTGCGGCTTGTGCGCCAGGATCGGCTCCAGCACGCCACGTACCGCGCCACCAGCACCCAGGATCAGAATGCGTTTGCCCGCCAGCTCGACCCCAGCATTCACCGTCAGGTCGCGCACAAGGCCAGCGCCATCGGTGTTGTCGCCCTGCAGTGTGCCATCGGCCAGCTTGCTTAGCGTGTTCACCGCACCAGCGCGCCGAGCACGCGGGGTCAGGCTGTCGCACAGGCGGTAGGCCTCTTCCTTGAACGGCACGGTGACGTTGCCGCCGCGGCCTTGCTTGAAGAAGCCGCGCGCGCAGTCGCTGAACTCGTCCAGCGGCGCCAGCAGGGTGGCGTATTCCAGGTCCTGGCCGGTCTGTTCGGCGAACAGGCGATGGATCAGCGGCGACTTGCTGTGGCCGATGGGGTTACCAAAAACGACGTACTGGTCCATGACGGCTCCTTGATTATCCACAGGCTTACTGGCCGAGCCAGTCGCGGTCCTGCAGGAAGTACTCGGTCAGGCGTGCTTCTTCGCTGCCGGGCGCGGCCTTCCAGTCGTAGCCCCAGCGCACCTGCGGCGGCAGCGACATGAGGATGGACTCGGTGCGACCGCCGGACTGCAGGCCGAACAAGGTGCCACGGTCGTAGACCAGGTTGAACTCCACGTAGCGGCCACGGCGATACTCCTGGAACTCGCGCTGCTGCGGCGTGTAGGGCGTGCCCTTGCGGCGCTGGACGATCGGCAGGTAGGCGTTGACGTAGGCGTCGCCAATGGCGCGGATGAAGGCGAAGCAGGTGTCGAAGTCCCACTCGTTCAGGTCATCGAAGAACAACCCACCAATGCCGCGTGGCTCGCCACGGTGCTTGAGGTGGAAGTAGCGGTCGCACCAGGCCTTGTAGCGCGGGTACACGTCGGCGCCGAACGGCGCGCAGGCCTGCTCGGCCACACGGTGCCAGTGGATGCAGTCTTCTTCATTGCCGTAGTACGGAGTCAGGTCGAAGCCGCCGCCGAACCACCAGACAGCCTCTTCACCTTCCTTTTCGGCGATGAAGAAGCGCACGTTGGCGTGGGAGGTGGGCACATGCGGGTTGTGCGGGTGGATCACCAGCGACACGCCCAAGGCCTCGAAGCCACGGCCCGCCAGCTCGGGGCGGTGGGCACTGGCCGACGGCGGCAGACCGGCGCCGAACACGTGGGAGAAGTTGACCCCCCCTTTCTCGATCACCTTGCCATCGCCGATCACCCGCGTGCGGCCCCCGCCACCGGCTTCGCGCACCCATGCGTCCTCGACGAAGCGGGCGCCGCCGTCTTCAGCTTCGAGGGCAGAGCAGATGCGGTCTTGCAGGTCGAGCAGGTAGGCTTTCACGGCCTCGGTGCGGCTAGTCATCGGGTCACCAGGAACGGGCAGGGAAGAATTCGCCGCGTAGCATACCACCCCCAGCCCGCGCGCCGCAGTTGACGGCGATCAAGCAAAGGCGTCCGATAGAAGGTCTTTCCCGACCCATACGACAGGAGTGCGAGATGGCCAAGCGTATCCAGTTCAGCCAGCATGGCGGCCCGGAAGTGCTGCAGTTTGTGGAATTCGAACCAGCCCCGCCAGGGCCACAGCAGGTGCGTGTACGTAACCATGCGATCGGCCTGAACTTCATCGATACCTACTTCCGCAGCGGGCTGTATGCACCGCCATCCCTGCCTTCGGGGCTGGGCACTGAAGCGGCTGGCGTGGTCGAGGCCGTGGGCGAGGGCGTGACCCGGCTGAAAGTGGGTGACCGCGTGGCCCATGCCGGCGGCCCGTTGGGCGCGTACAGCGAGGTGCATACGCTGCCGGAAGCTAATCTGGTGAAGCTGCCCGACAACATCAGCTTCGAGCAGGCAGCGGCGGTGATGCTCAAGGGTTTGACCGTGCAGTACCTGCTGAAGCAGACCTATGAGGTGAAGGCGGGTGACGTGATCCTGTTCCACGCAGCAGCTGGCGGCGTGGGTTCGTTGGCGTGCCAGTGGGCCAAGGCGCTGGGGGCCAAGCTGATCGGTACCGTGAGTTCTGCCGAGAAGGCCGAACGGGCCAAGGCGCTTGGGGCGTGGGCGACCATCGACTATAGCCGTGAGGACGTAGCCAAGCGGGTGCTGGAGCTGACCGACGGCAAGAAATGCCCGGTGGTGTATGACGGTGTGGGTGCCGACACCTGGCTGACCTCGCTGGACTGCCTGCAGCCGCGCGGGTTGATGGTGAGCTTTGGCAATGCCTCGGGGGCGGTGAGCGGGGTGAACCTGGGGATTCTGGCGCAGAAAGGGTCGCTGTATGTGACCCGCCCGACGTTGGCGACCTATGCCAACAATGCCGAGAATACCCAGGCCATGGCCGATGACCTGTTTGCGATGATCGGCAGTGGCAAGCTGGTTGTGGATATCCAACAGCGGTATCCGCTCAGCGAGGCGGCCAAGGCACAGGCGGAGCTGTCGGCTCGGCGGACTGTGGGTTCCACAATTCTGCTTCCTTGAGTTCACTCCCACAGGTACTGCACCGATCTTAAGTGCAGTGCCATCCCTGTGGGAGCGGGCATGCCCGCGAAGCAAGCACCGCGGTGCATGGCACCGGCTGCGCCGGTGTTCGCGGGTGAACCCGCTCCCACAGGTACTGCGTCGGCCTTGAACAGGGCGCTATGCCTGTGGAGGACGGGTAGTTGGTATCGACTCGATACCATCGAGAATCGCCTCCACCAATCCCTCCGCCAATTCAATGGAATGCAGGCTCGACCAATACATGCCACGGCCTTCTTCGCGCAGGTACTCGAGGGCTTTCGAGCCCGTTTCGTAGGCGCCTCGCAGATACAGAGCTACATGAACCAAGGCGTCCTCGGCGGAAATGTTCGGGTTTACGGTGAACAGCGGTTCGTGGCCGGCATCGCAGCGGCCGAAGGGGCGGGTGGATGTGCAGGGTAGGGGTGGATCGGGGACAATCTTCTTCATCACTAGATCTCGCTTCATGGCACCACCCAGTCGTTACCACACGAATAGGTGGCAGCTGTACGCAGGGTGGTAAACCGGGTGGGAGATCTAAAACCCAGCAGGCACGAAGCCTCCTGCGAACAGCCGCCATGGACTGCCAAGATCACCCAGAACCCGGGTTACCACACCCGATCGCCAAGTTATTCGGCGACGGCTGAAGACTAAGGGCGGAGGTTCCCACTGAGAAGGTGATGGCAGGGGACGCGGCTCGTAGGATATTTCCCAAGCCGCAAGCTGGACAGGCATTCGAAACAAAATCAGAAAAATCTGCGGGGGCTTGGCCCTGACCTGTGGGAGCGGGCATGCCCGCGAACACGGGCGAAGCCCGTGCCAGGCACCGCGTTGGATTCTTCGCGGGCTCGCCCGCTCCCACAGGAGGTCCCGGCCAGGCCTGTGGATATGTATCAGCCCGGGCGAACGACTTCGCCAGTGGCCAGGTTGCGAATCACACTAGGGTTCTTCCTTCCACCCAACGCCCCCCCCAGCACGAGATCCAGCTGACCATGGAAGTACTGCTCCACCCGCAACCGGGTCTTCGCCGCCGGGCGCCCGCCCGGGTTGCACGAAGTGGAAATCAACGGACCCACCAACGCACACAGCTCACGTACCACCGGGTGGTCACTGACCCGCAGTGCCACGGTGTCATGTTGCCCGGTAACCCACTCGGGCAACAGGTCCTGGTGCGGCACCAGCCAGGTGTTCGGCCCCGGCCAGGTGCTGCCCATGCGGTCGATCCAGTCTTCGGGGAAATCCTCAAACAAGAAGTCGAACTGGCGGATGTTGTCGGCTACCAGGATCAGGCCTTTATCCACAGGCCGCGACTTCAGCGCCAGCAGGCGATACACCGCGTCCTCGTTCCACGGGTCGCAGCCCAGGCCCCAGACCGCTTCCGTCGGATAGGCGATCACTGCGCCCGCCCGGATCTCACGTGCGGCTTGTTGCACACGAAAACTGCTCACCATTTCTGTTACTCCGCCTATATACCTTGCTTGTGAGCAGTGTACTTAGCCCGCGCGGGCAAACCAACGCCCGGCTTCATTGCTGACCCGGCCTTCCAGCTCCAGTTCGGTCAGCTGCGCGAGCACGTCGGCCAGCGGCAGCTCGCTGCAGTGGGCCAGGCTTTCACTGGTCTGTGGCGCGGCATGCAGCAGGGCGAGCAGTGGATGGTCAAATTTATCCACAACCGCAGGTGGCAGGTTCTGCCAACCCTGCAGGCTTTCCAGTATCTGCTCCACGCTTTCCACCAGCAGCGCGCCGTCACGGATCAACTGGTGGCAGCCCTTGGCCCCAGGATGGTGAATGGATCCCGGTATGGCATACACCTCGCGGCCTTGCTCGGCAGCCAGGCGTGCGGTGATCAGCGAACCACTGGCCAGGCTTGCCTCGACAACCAGCACGCCCAGCGACAGCCCGCTGATGATGCGATTGCGCCGCGGGAAATTACCGGGCAGCGGCCCGGCATCCAGCGGGTACTCGGATACCAGCGCGCTGCCATTGTCGATCATCGCTTGCGCAAGCGACTTGTGGCGCTGTGGATAAAGTTTTTGCAACCCCGTACCGAGCACGCCGATCGTGCCCCCGCCAGCCTGCAATGCGGCCCGATGAGCGGCACCGTCGATGCCCACGGCCAAGCCGCTGGTAATGGTGAAACCGGCCTGCGCCAGGTAGCGGGAAAATGCCGCAGCGGTGTCGAGCGCCGGTGGTGAAGCACGCCTGCTGCCCACAATTGCCAGTTGTGGGCGCTCGAGCAAGGCCGGGTCTCCAGCTACGAAAAGCAGTGGAGGGGCATCGTCGATTTCCGCCAATAGTGGCGGGTAGCCAGGGCCGTCCCACATCAGCAAATGCTGGCCCTGGCGCTCTAGCCAGGCCATTGCGGCCAATGCACCCTCACGAACTTCGGCACTGCGCCGGGCATCGATGGTGGCCTGGGGTATGCCCAATGCGCGCCAGGCGCCGGCGGGTGCACACAGTGCCGAAGAGGCACTGCCAAAAGCCTCAAGCAAGGTGTTAAAGCGACGCAATCCCGTCTCCGGCAGCCGGTGCAGGCGTAATCGGGCCTCCAGTTCGGCAGGCGGAAGAGGCGACGAATGGTAGGTCTGCATGGGGATCATCCTTGATCGAAACGGGGCCATCGACGTGGCACAAACTGTGGATAACTTTGTTGATAACGCTTTGACAACCTGTCCATCGAATGGGCAATAAGCTGGCCCTGAAAACCCTAGACGAGCTTTCCCAGGTGCTGAAATCCTCGTTTCCCTTTATTATGTGTGCTCAGTTTTCAACCGAACGCACAGTGACTGCCTGACCTTATGGCCATCTTGAACATTCTCGAATTCCCGGACCCGCGCCTGCGCACCATCGCCAAGCCGGTGACGGTGTTCGACGACGCCCTGCGTCAGCTGATCGACGACATGTTTGAAACCATGTACGAAGCCCCTGGCATCGGCCTGGCCGCCACCCAGGTCAACGTGCACCAGCAGGTCGTGGTCATGGACCTCAGTGAAGACCGCAGCGAGCCGCGCGTCTTCATCAACCCTACGGTCGAAGAGCTGACCCATGACATGGGCCAGTACCAGGAAGGCTGCCTGTCGGTACCTGGCTTCTACGAGAACGTCGACCGCCCGTTGCGTGTGCGGGTGAAGGCCCAGGACCGCGACGGCAAGCCTTACGAGCTGGAGTGCGAAGGCCTGCTGGCGGTGTGCGTGCAGCATGAGTTCGATCACCTCAACGGCAAGCTGTTCGTCGACTACCTGTCGCAGCTCAAGCGCGACCGGATCAAGAAGAAGCTGGAAAAGCAGCACCGCCAGCAAGCCTGATCCCCACCTTCCAGAAGGCTTGCTCCGGCAAGCCTTTTTCTTTTTTGAAGCGAGAACTCCATGCGCATCGTCTTTGCAGGCACTCCAGAGTTTGCCGCCGAACACCTCAAGGCCCTGCTCGACAGCCCGTACGAGATCGTGGCCGTCTACACCCAGCCCGACCGCCCCGCTGGCCGTGGCCAGAAGCTGATGCCGAGCCCGGTCAAGCAACTGGCTGTGGCCCATGACATCCCGGTGTTCCAACCGCCGACCCTGCGCAACGCCGAAGCCCAGGCCGAACTTGCGGCGCTGAAGCCGGACCTGATGGTAGTGGTCGCCTACGGCCTGATCCTGCCGCAGGTGGTGCTGGATATCCCGCGCCTGGGCTGTATCAACAGCCATGCTTCCCTGCTGCCCCGCTGGCGCGGTGCCGCACCGATCCAGCGCGCCGTGGAAGCCGGCGACGCCGAGAGCGGTGTGACCGTGATGCGTATGGAAGCGGGCCTGGACACCGGCCCGATGCTGCTCAAGGTGGTCACGCCGATCAGCGCCGAAGACACCGGCGGCAGCCTGCACGACCGCTTGGCCGAGATGGGCCCGCCCGCAGTCGTACAAGCCATCGCCGGCCTGGCCGATGGTTCGCTGCAGGGTGAAGTGCAGGACGATGCCCTGGCCACCTACGCGCACAAGCTGAACAAGGACGAAGCGCGCATCGATTGGAGCCGCCCGGCCGTCGAGCTGGAACGCCTGATCCGTGCCTTCAACCCGTGGCCGGTGTGCCACAGCACCCTCGATGGCGAAAGCGTGAAAGTGCTGGCCGCCAACTTGTCCACAGCGATAGGCACCCCGGGTGAGATCCTCTCCGCCAGCAAGGACGGCCTGGTTGTCGCCTGCGGTGACCAGGCACTGAGCCTGACCCGTCTGCAACTGCCCGGCGGCAAGGCACTGAACTTCAGCGACCTGTTCAACAGCCGTCGCGAGAAATTCGCCAGCGGCAAGGTGCTGGGCCAATGAACCCACGCCTCGCCGCCGCCCGTGCCCTTGCCGCTGTACTCAGTGGCAAGGCCTCGCTGAACAGTTCGCTGCCAGCGCAACTGGACAAGGTCGATGAACGCGACCGCGGCCTGACCCAGGACCTGGCGTTCGGTACCGCACGCTGGCAGCCACGGCTCGACCTGCTGGCGGCGCAGCTGCTGCAGAAGCCGTTCAAGGCCGCCGATGCCGATGTGCAGGCGTTGCTGCTGGTCGGCCTGTACCAGCTGTTCTACAGCCGTATCCCGGCCCACGCGGCCATTGGCGAGACCGTCGGCTGTGCCGACAAGCTGAAGAAGCCGTGGGCCAAGGGCCTGCTCAATGCCGTGCTGCGCCGCGCCCAACGCGAAGGCGAAGAATTGCTGGCCGGCATGGAGCGCGACCCGGTGGTACGCACTGCCCACCCGCGCTGGCTGCAGAAGTCGCTCAAGGCCTTCTGGCCGGAGCAGTGGGAGGCCATCTGCGCCGCCAACAACGCCCACCCGCCGATGATCCTGCGGGTCAACCGCCGCCACCACAGCCGCGATGCCTACCTGGCACTGCTGGCCGAGGCGGGCGTTGGCGCCAGCGCCTGCCAGTACAGCCGTGACGGTATCGTGTTGGCCGAAGCCTGCGATGTGCGCGGCCTGCCAGGCTTTGCCGAAGGCTGGGTGAGCGTGCAGGACGAAGCCGCGCAGCTGTCCGCCGACCTGCTGGAACTGGCCCCCGGCCAGCGCGTGCTCGACGCCTGCTGTGCACCGGGTGGCAAGACCTGCCACCTGCTGGAAGCCGAAGCCGGCCTGGCCCACGTGGTGGCCATCGACCTCGAAGCCAAGCGCCTGACCCGCGTGCGCGAGAACCTCGACCGCCTGCAATTGGACGCCGAGCTGATCGCCTGCGATGCCCGCGACACCGCCAGCTGGTGGGACGGCAAGCCGTTCCAGCGCATTCTGCTCGATGCCCCCTGTTCGGCCACCGGCGTGATCCGCCGCCACCCTGACATCAAGCTGACCCGTCAGGCCGACGACATCCCGGCCCTGGCCACGCTGCAAGGTGAGCTGCTCGATGCCCTGTGGCCGACCCTGGAAGTGGGCGGCATGCTGCTATACGCCACCTGCTCCAGCCTGCCGACCGAGAACACCGAAGTGATCGATGCCTTCCTTGCCCGCACCCCGGGCGCCCGTGAGCTGGACCTGGCCACCGAAGCCGGCCTGCGCCAGCCCCACGGCCGCCAGTTGTTGGCCCAGGAAGGCGGCCACGACGGTTTCTACTATGCCAAGCTGATCAAGATCGCCGCCTCGCGCGGATAAAAACAAAAGGTAGGGAGTAGCGGATGAAGATCATCATCCTCGGCGCAGGACAGGTAGGCGGTACGCTGGCGGAGCACCTGGCCAGCGAAGCCAACGACATCACCGTGGTCGACACTGACGGCGACCGCCTGCGCGACCTGGGCGACCGTCTGGATATCCGCACCGTTCAAGGCCGCGGCTCGCTGCCTACGGTGCTGCGCCAGGCCGGTGCCGACGACGCCGACATGCTGGTGGCGGTAACCAACAGCGACGAAACCAACATGGTCGCCTGCCAGGTGGCCTATTCGCTTTTCCACACCCCGACCAAAATTGCCCGGGTGCGCGAGTCGGCCTACCTGACCCGCGAAGAGCTGTTCGACAACGACCATATCCCGGTCGACGTACTGATCAGCCCCGAGCAGGTGGTGACCAACTACATCAAGCGCCTGATCGAGCACCCAGGCTCGCTGCAGGTGATCGACTTCGCAGAAGGCAAGGCCCAGCTGGTGGCAGTGAAGGCGTACTACGGTGGCCCGCTGGTAGGCCAGCAACTGCGCCAGATCCGCGCGCACATGCCCAACGTCGACACCCGCGTGGCGGCCATCTTCCGCCGCGACCGCCCGATCACCCCGCGGGGCGACACGGTGATCGAAGCAGACGACGAAGTGTTCTTCATCGCCGCGAAGAAGGACATCCGCGCGGTGATG is a genomic window containing:
- the def gene encoding peptide deformylase — encoded protein: MAILNILEFPDPRLRTIAKPVTVFDDALRQLIDDMFETMYEAPGIGLAATQVNVHQQVVVMDLSEDRSEPRVFINPTVEELTHDMGQYQEGCLSVPGFYENVDRPLRVRVKAQDRDGKPYELECEGLLAVCVQHEFDHLNGKLFVDYLSQLKRDRIKKKLEKQHRQQA
- the fmt gene encoding methionyl-tRNA formyltransferase, which gives rise to MRIVFAGTPEFAAEHLKALLDSPYEIVAVYTQPDRPAGRGQKLMPSPVKQLAVAHDIPVFQPPTLRNAEAQAELAALKPDLMVVVAYGLILPQVVLDIPRLGCINSHASLLPRWRGAAPIQRAVEAGDAESGVTVMRMEAGLDTGPMLLKVVTPISAEDTGGSLHDRLAEMGPPAVVQAIAGLADGSLQGEVQDDALATYAHKLNKDEARIDWSRPAVELERLIRAFNPWPVCHSTLDGESVKVLAANLSTAIGTPGEILSASKDGLVVACGDQALSLTRLQLPGGKALNFSDLFNSRREKFASGKVLGQ
- the rsmB gene encoding 16S rRNA (cytosine(967)-C(5))-methyltransferase RsmB; protein product: MNPRLAAARALAAVLSGKASLNSSLPAQLDKVDERDRGLTQDLAFGTARWQPRLDLLAAQLLQKPFKAADADVQALLLVGLYQLFYSRIPAHAAIGETVGCADKLKKPWAKGLLNAVLRRAQREGEELLAGMERDPVVRTAHPRWLQKSLKAFWPEQWEAICAANNAHPPMILRVNRRHHSRDAYLALLAEAGVGASACQYSRDGIVLAEACDVRGLPGFAEGWVSVQDEAAQLSADLLELAPGQRVLDACCAPGGKTCHLLEAEAGLAHVVAIDLEAKRLTRVRENLDRLQLDAELIACDARDTASWWDGKPFQRILLDAPCSATGVIRRHPDIKLTRQADDIPALATLQGELLDALWPTLEVGGMLLYATCSSLPTENTEVIDAFLARTPGARELDLATEAGLRQPHGRQLLAQEGGHDGFYYAKLIKIAASRG